One segment of Desulfobaculum bizertense DSM 18034 DNA contains the following:
- a CDS encoding division plane positioning ATPase MipZ: protein MILLVGSQKGGCGKSTMAVNICAALVCSGHDVVLVDADRQGTAATWAQDRSENTDLPPVHCVQRYENIRETLLDLGKRYEHVVVDAAGRDSRELRTGMTAADVLLVPFRPSQPDLDTLPALQDIIVQATDLNPKLTAKGLLTMAPTNPVVQETQQAQDYLHDFPEIDLLQSIVGDRKAFRDAMSEGKGVVEMHNSKAKAEVEAVLLEVYGD, encoded by the coding sequence ATGATTCTTCTTGTTGGGAGCCAAAAAGGTGGCTGTGGGAAATCAACGATGGCCGTAAACATCTGTGCCGCGCTGGTGTGCTCTGGCCATGACGTTGTCCTAGTCGATGCAGACCGTCAGGGAACAGCGGCCACATGGGCACAGGACCGCTCGGAAAACACAGACTTGCCTCCGGTGCACTGCGTTCAGCGCTATGAAAACATCCGCGAAACGCTTCTCGACCTTGGCAAGCGCTACGAGCATGTCGTTGTTGATGCTGCTGGTCGTGACAGCCGGGAGCTGCGTACAGGCATGACTGCGGCCGATGTGCTGCTGGTGCCCTTCCGCCCGTCCCAGCCCGATCTCGACACCCTTCCCGCGCTGCAGGACATCATTGTCCAGGCAACGGACCTGAACCCCAAACTGACGGCCAAAGGTCTGCTCACAATGGCCCCCACAAACCCGGTGGTGCAAGAAACCCAGCAAGCTCAAGATTACCTCCACGACTTCCCGGAAATAGACCTGCTCCAAAGCATCGTAGGTGACCGCAAAGCCTTTCGCGATGCCATGAGTGAAGGGAAAGGTGTGGTGGAAATGCACAATAGCAAGGCCAAGGCAGAAGTCGAAGCCGTTCTCCTGGAGGTCTATGGTGATTAA
- a CDS encoding efflux RND transporter permease subunit encodes MLVHFFIDRPIFSSVISIIITLVGALCLVSLPIAQYPEITPPSVMVTATYNGANASVMEETVAAPIEEQVNGAEDMLYMNSISSNNGAYSLTVTFDIGTDLDIATVDVQNRVGLAQPQLPADVISNGISVKKQSSTILMVMNLTSPDDSRDSLFLDNYAKINIADVLARVPGVGNVTVFGDKDYSMRVWLNPQKMSKLGLTVGDIAQSIQEQNIQAPAGQIGQPPTKNKLEFQYSVQVKGRLEDPREFENIILRTNSDGTYLRLKDVARVEVGAKSYSNFTRKTNKDCTSILIYQLPDANALDVSERVRATMKELATYFPEGVEYSIPHDSTDFVMTSIDEVMLTLYEAMFLVFLIIFIFLQSWRATIIPMVTVPVSLIGTFIMFQVLGFSINTLTLFALVLAIGLVVDDAIVVVEAVQRHIDEDNMEPKAAAKLAMSEVTSPIIATSLVLIAVFVPVAFMGGITGRLYQQFALTLSVSVGFSTINALTLSPALSALLLHKTEEGHGPLGKFYMAFNRVFDKVTKHYVAAVRKTVSKLPIVIAFMTIVCILCFMLIKVLPTGFVPEEDQGYFVISVMMPEGTSLERNDQFMQKVEKYLTKADGIREFVTLGGMNILTGGTSSYTSAMFVMLTDWSERGSDELALSSIMAKAQQYFMTLGDGLAICFNPPPINGLGVTGGFQYEFQDRAGRGITEMEEAAKLFMQKAGQNPDLGRLSTTFSNTVPQIKLDLNRDKAKNLQVPIDSVFQALQAFLGGYYVNDYNKYGRTYRVMLQAESQYREQPQDINEFYVRTASADMLPLGTLVEIHKITGPEYIQRYNMYRTIEINGGPAPGKSSGQALAAMAKESTSLAQGYGYDWTGMAYQEILSGSQAGFIFALAFIACTLFLAAQYESWTIPFAVILAIPLGVMGAMLFQFARGLENNVYAQIGLVMLIGLVAKNAILIVEFAKMRYESGDVNATEAAVEAAHLRFRPILMTAFSFILGVLPLVIASGAGAASRHSLGTSVFGGMLIATVCGCFVTPALYVIFNRLGEWGSKKIKRGKVKKA; translated from the coding sequence GTGCTGGTTCATTTCTTTATTGATCGGCCCATTTTTTCGTCTGTTATTTCCATCATTATCACCTTGGTCGGTGCGCTGTGTCTCGTCTCTCTCCCCATTGCGCAGTACCCGGAAATTACGCCGCCATCTGTCATGGTCACAGCGACATACAACGGAGCCAACGCCTCTGTTATGGAAGAAACCGTTGCAGCACCCATTGAGGAGCAGGTCAACGGCGCGGAAGACATGCTGTACATGAATTCCATTTCTTCCAACAACGGCGCATACTCCCTGACTGTCACTTTTGATATTGGCACTGACCTTGATATCGCAACAGTTGACGTACAGAACCGCGTTGGTCTTGCCCAGCCCCAGCTCCCTGCCGATGTTATCAGCAACGGTATTTCCGTAAAAAAGCAGTCGTCGACCATTCTTATGGTTATGAACCTGACCAGCCCAGACGATTCGCGGGATTCCCTTTTCCTGGACAACTACGCCAAAATCAATATTGCCGACGTACTGGCACGCGTGCCGGGCGTTGGTAATGTTACGGTTTTTGGTGACAAAGACTACTCCATGCGTGTTTGGCTCAACCCTCAAAAGATGTCCAAACTTGGGTTAACTGTTGGGGACATTGCCCAAAGCATTCAGGAGCAGAACATTCAGGCGCCAGCTGGCCAGATTGGACAGCCGCCGACAAAAAACAAGCTTGAATTCCAGTATTCTGTCCAGGTGAAAGGCCGTCTTGAGGATCCGCGGGAATTCGAAAACATCATCTTGCGCACAAATTCAGATGGGACGTATCTGCGACTCAAAGACGTTGCCCGAGTGGAAGTCGGAGCCAAAAGCTACAGTAATTTTACCCGCAAAACGAACAAGGACTGTACATCAATCCTTATTTATCAGCTTCCTGACGCCAATGCGCTGGATGTGTCTGAGCGCGTCAGGGCGACAATGAAGGAGCTGGCGACCTACTTCCCAGAAGGTGTAGAGTATTCAATCCCTCATGACTCGACAGATTTTGTTATGACATCCATTGATGAGGTCATGCTCACACTGTACGAGGCCATGTTTCTTGTTTTCCTGATTATCTTTATTTTTCTTCAAAGCTGGCGAGCGACTATCATTCCAATGGTAACCGTACCTGTTTCTCTTATCGGTACTTTTATCATGTTCCAGGTCTTAGGATTTTCCATCAATACCCTCACCCTCTTTGCTCTTGTTTTGGCCATTGGTCTAGTCGTTGACGATGCGATTGTTGTTGTTGAAGCGGTGCAGCGACACATTGATGAAGACAACATGGAACCAAAAGCAGCGGCAAAGCTTGCAATGAGTGAGGTCACGTCACCTATTATCGCGACATCACTTGTTTTGATTGCCGTTTTTGTCCCTGTTGCCTTTATGGGTGGCATCACAGGTCGACTCTACCAGCAATTTGCACTGACCCTGTCCGTGTCAGTAGGCTTTTCAACCATCAACGCACTCACTCTCTCCCCTGCCCTGTCTGCGCTTCTTTTGCATAAGACGGAAGAAGGACATGGGCCGCTGGGGAAATTCTACATGGCGTTTAACCGCGTTTTTGACAAAGTCACAAAGCATTATGTCGCCGCAGTCCGCAAAACAGTGAGTAAACTTCCCATTGTTATTGCATTTATGACTATTGTCTGCATTCTGTGCTTTATGCTCATCAAAGTTTTGCCAACGGGTTTTGTTCCGGAAGAAGACCAAGGATATTTTGTTATTTCTGTAATGATGCCTGAGGGCACATCTTTGGAACGAAATGACCAGTTTATGCAAAAGGTTGAAAAATATCTAACAAAGGCAGATGGGATACGTGAATTTGTCACGCTGGGTGGCATGAACATCCTGACAGGTGGCACAAGCTCCTATACTTCAGCCATGTTTGTCATGCTAACGGACTGGAGCGAACGAGGCAGCGATGAACTGGCTTTGTCGAGCATCATGGCTAAAGCGCAACAGTACTTTATGACGCTTGGCGACGGGCTGGCGATCTGCTTTAACCCACCACCGATCAACGGATTGGGTGTTACTGGCGGCTTTCAGTATGAATTCCAGGACAGAGCAGGCCGAGGCATCACTGAAATGGAAGAGGCAGCCAAGCTCTTTATGCAAAAGGCTGGACAGAACCCGGACCTTGGACGCTTGTCCACGACCTTTTCTAACACGGTTCCCCAGATCAAGCTGGATCTGAACCGAGACAAGGCAAAAAACCTGCAAGTTCCTATCGATTCAGTTTTTCAGGCTCTGCAAGCGTTCCTTGGCGGCTATTACGTCAATGACTACAATAAATATGGCCGAACATATCGAGTCATGTTGCAGGCAGAGTCTCAATATCGGGAACAACCGCAAGACATAAACGAATTTTATGTACGCACAGCCAGTGCAGACATGTTGCCGCTTGGCACGCTGGTCGAGATTCACAAAATCACGGGACCGGAGTATATCCAGCGCTATAACATGTACCGAACCATTGAAATCAATGGTGGTCCTGCTCCGGGGAAAAGCTCAGGTCAGGCCCTTGCGGCAATGGCAAAAGAGTCCACATCTCTGGCACAGGGCTACGGCTACGACTGGACAGGCATGGCCTATCAGGAAATCCTTTCAGGCAGTCAGGCTGGCTTTATTTTCGCGCTGGCATTTATCGCCTGTACACTTTTCCTTGCGGCACAGTATGAGTCATGGACCATACCTTTTGCCGTTATTCTGGCCATCCCGCTTGGCGTCATGGGCGCCATGCTCTTCCAGTTCGCACGAGGACTGGAAAACAATGTCTATGCCCAGATCGGTCTGGTCATGCTCATTGGTCTAGTTGCCAAGAATGCAATCCTGATCGTCGAGTTTGCTAAAATGCGCTACGAGAGTGGCGATGTGAATGCCACAGAAGCAGCTGTAGAGGCAGCGCACCTCCGCTTCCGGCCAATTCTGATGACAGCATTCTCATTCATCCTTGGCGTTCTCCCGCTGGTCATTGCTTCCGGCGCAGGCGCGGCAAGCCGCCACTCACTTGGCACCTCGGTCTTCGGCGGAATGCTCATCGCAACGGTTTGCGGATGTTTTGTGACTCCAGCGCTCTATGTCATTTTTAACCGGCTTGGCGAATGGGGCAGCAAAAAAATAAAGAGGGGAAAAGTAAAAAAGGCATAG
- a CDS encoding glycosyltransferase family 4 protein, protein MKVALVHYWLVHRRGGERVLEALAELFPEADIFTHVFAPEEMQPDLLRHRIQTSFIQKFPGARKYYQYYLPFMPLALEQFDLRGYDLVISSESGPAKGVITGPETTHVCYCHSPMRYVWDMYPEYMASISKWKRLLAAPMLHYMRLWDRLSADRVDHFVANSAFVAKRIQKHYRREADVVHPPVDVEQFSATRPRDDFYLMLGELTEYKRPDLAVQALSELGRPLVVIGGGKEEKALRAMAGPSVRFLGRQPQEAVVDHLERCKALVFPGLEDFGIVPVEAMAAGAPVLAYGKGGALETVKDGETGLFFHEQSVGALKEVVLSFESRIQDFSSERCRAHAEGFSRERFLTQMREKIASCLSL, encoded by the coding sequence AAGCCTTGGCTGAGCTTTTTCCGGAGGCGGACATCTTTACGCATGTCTTTGCTCCAGAGGAAATGCAGCCTGACTTGCTGCGGCATAGAATTCAGACATCTTTTATCCAAAAGTTTCCAGGGGCGAGAAAGTACTACCAGTATTATTTGCCTTTTATGCCGCTTGCACTGGAGCAGTTTGATTTGCGGGGCTATGATTTGGTGATTTCCAGTGAATCAGGCCCGGCCAAGGGCGTTATTACTGGTCCTGAAACGACGCATGTGTGCTATTGCCATTCTCCCATGCGTTATGTCTGGGACATGTATCCTGAATACATGGCGAGCATTTCGAAATGGAAGCGGCTGCTGGCTGCACCGATGCTGCACTACATGCGGCTTTGGGATCGTCTGAGTGCGGACCGGGTGGATCACTTTGTTGCGAATTCTGCTTTTGTGGCAAAGCGCATTCAGAAGCACTACCGCCGGGAGGCTGATGTTGTTCATCCTCCTGTCGATGTGGAGCAGTTTTCGGCAACGCGTCCCCGGGATGATTTTTATCTCATGCTTGGTGAGCTAACAGAGTATAAGCGCCCGGATCTGGCCGTGCAGGCTCTGAGTGAACTCGGTCGGCCGCTGGTGGTGATTGGTGGTGGAAAAGAAGAGAAAGCCTTGCGCGCGATGGCTGGTCCTTCTGTTCGCTTTCTTGGGCGGCAGCCACAGGAGGCGGTTGTGGATCACCTTGAGCGCTGTAAGGCACTTGTGTTCCCTGGGCTTGAAGATTTTGGAATTGTTCCCGTGGAGGCAATGGCGGCAGGTGCACCTGTTCTTGCTTATGGCAAGGGTGGGGCACTTGAGACCGTGAAGGATGGTGAAACAGGGCTGTTCTTCCACGAGCAAAGCGTGGGGGCGCTGAAAGAGGTTGTTCTTTCATTTGAGAGTCGGATTCAGGACTTTTCTTCAGAGCGTTGCCGTGCACACGCCGAGGGCTTTTCACGGGAGCGTTTTCTGACCCAGATGCGCGAGAAGATCGCGAGTTGTCTTTCGTTGTGA
- a CDS encoding RidA family protein codes for MSDVINTSAAPAAIGPYSQAMKVGNFIFTSGQLPLSPSTGEMPQSIQEQTKQSLLNVKTILESAGVSMKQVVKTTVFLSDLANFAPMNEVYSSFFEEPFPARSCFEVARLPKDALVEIEVVATSET; via the coding sequence ATGTCCGATGTCATCAACACATCTGCAGCCCCGGCTGCTATTGGTCCGTATTCCCAGGCGATGAAGGTAGGCAATTTTATCTTTACCTCCGGACAGTTACCCCTTAGCCCTAGTACAGGTGAAATGCCGCAGAGCATTCAGGAGCAGACAAAACAGTCGCTTTTGAATGTGAAAACCATTTTGGAATCTGCTGGTGTATCCATGAAGCAGGTGGTCAAGACAACTGTTTTTTTGAGTGATTTGGCAAACTTTGCCCCGATGAACGAAGTCTATTCTTCGTTCTTTGAGGAGCCTTTCCCAGCTCGCAGCTGCTTTGAGGTTGCCCGGCTGCCAAAGGATGCACTTGTCGAAATCGAAGTTGTTGCCACCTCCGAAACATAA
- a CDS encoding efflux RND transporter periplasmic adaptor subunit yields MKAHLKCIIGVLCVFLSACGGGDNENKAAMQAVPVTAVTVETRDVPIYMQWSGQIVAKNAVDVQARVEGYLQDRLFKEGSQVTEGDMLFHIDPQPFEEELAQTKANLESSKAELARATADLRRYQELIRQDVISRSQFDSVRTEQATLRAEVKRNTAAVETAKINLGYTRIAAPITGKIGESMYDVGALVGPPSNTVLAKITALDSVYVKFALSEKEYLLYTQICEDQHRNHEGQIFNLILGNSREYPLAGRVDMADPEINPKTGTLGVRLEFDNPNNILLPGQFATVRALIHTSKNAVVVPARALLDIQGSKSVYLVKDGKAIAHSVEEGLTVGKIVIIEKGLSKGDKVILGGLQLVRPNAPVQAKDASYPDKEEPKKQKESAPAFPHQSEEG; encoded by the coding sequence ATGAAAGCGCATCTGAAATGTATCATTGGCGTGCTCTGTGTTTTTCTGAGCGCTTGCGGAGGGGGAGACAACGAGAACAAGGCGGCCATGCAGGCCGTTCCTGTAACAGCTGTTACAGTGGAAACACGAGATGTCCCCATCTACATGCAATGGTCAGGACAGATTGTTGCAAAGAATGCCGTTGATGTTCAAGCACGGGTAGAAGGGTACCTGCAAGACAGGCTCTTTAAGGAAGGCTCACAGGTCACTGAAGGTGACATGCTCTTTCACATAGACCCGCAACCCTTTGAGGAAGAACTGGCGCAAACAAAGGCAAATCTTGAAAGCAGCAAGGCAGAGCTGGCGCGGGCAACAGCAGATCTGCGGCGCTACCAAGAGCTCATTCGCCAGGACGTTATCAGCCGCTCCCAGTTTGACTCTGTGCGCACTGAGCAAGCGACTTTGCGAGCTGAGGTAAAACGAAATACGGCGGCGGTGGAAACTGCCAAAATCAATCTGGGCTACACGCGAATCGCTGCGCCCATCACCGGGAAAATTGGTGAATCCATGTATGATGTTGGAGCCCTTGTTGGCCCTCCATCCAATACGGTTTTGGCAAAAATTACGGCACTTGATTCGGTCTATGTCAAATTTGCCCTGAGCGAAAAAGAGTACCTGCTCTACACCCAGATTTGCGAAGACCAACACAGAAATCATGAAGGGCAAATCTTTAATCTTATCCTCGGAAACAGCCGCGAATACCCGCTGGCAGGCCGTGTAGACATGGCCGATCCGGAAATCAATCCCAAGACAGGCACCCTCGGGGTACGCCTCGAATTTGATAATCCAAACAACATTCTTTTGCCCGGGCAGTTTGCCACGGTGCGTGCGTTAATCCATACAAGCAAAAATGCTGTTGTCGTCCCAGCGCGAGCGCTTCTTGACATTCAGGGCAGCAAAAGCGTTTACCTCGTAAAAGACGGTAAAGCCATTGCCCACAGCGTTGAAGAAGGGCTGACAGTTGGCAAAATCGTCATCATTGAAAAAGGTCTTTCCAAGGGGGATAAAGTCATTCTTGGAGGACTCCAGCTCGTCCGCCCCAATGCGCCTGTTCAGGCCAAAGACGCATCTTACCCAGACAAAGAAGAGCCTAAAAAGCAAAAAGAAAGCGCTCCAGCGTTCCCACATCAGAGTGAGGAGGGCTAG